One genomic segment of Anas platyrhynchos isolate ZD024472 breed Pekin duck chromosome 32, IASCAAS_PekinDuck_T2T, whole genome shotgun sequence includes these proteins:
- the LOC140000464 gene encoding olfactory receptor 14I1-like, giving the protein MSNNSFPTEFLLLPFADTREMQLLHFGLFLGIYLAALLGNGLILTAIACDHHLHTPMYIFLLNLSLLDLGTITTTVPKAMANSLWNTTAISYAGCATQVFFFVVFVTAEFYLLTITAYDCYIAICKPLRYGTIMTSRTCVNIAAAAWGCTFVYAVLHTANTFSLPLCQGNALDQFFCEIPQILKLSCSVAYLRQVGLLVISVCLLFGCFVFLVLSYVQIFRVVLRIPSHQGRHKAFSTCLPHLAVVSLFISTATFAYLKPPSVSSSSLNLLLAVLYSVVPPAVNPLIYSMRNQELKDAVWKVMTGGF; this is encoded by the coding sequence atgtccaacaacAGCTTCCccactgagttcctcctcctgccattcgcagacacacgcgagatgcagctcctgcacttcgggctTTTCCTGGGCATCTatctggctgccctcctgggcaacggcctcatcctcacagccatagcctgcgaccaccacctccacacccccatgtacatcttcctcctcaacctctccctccttgacctgggcactattaccaccactgttcccaaagccatggccaactccCTATGGAATACCACagccatttcctatgcaggctGTGCTacccaggtctttttctttgttgtctttgtCACAGCAGAATTTTACCTACTCACGATCACGGCCTATGACTGCTACATTGCCATTTGCAAACCCCTGCGCTATGGGACAATAATGaccagcagaacttgtgtcaacattgcagcagctgcctggggctgtaCTTTtgtctatgctgtgctgcacactgccaataccttttccctccccctctgccaaggcaatgccctggaccagttcttctgtgaaattccccagatcctcaagctctcctgctcagttGCATACCTCAGACAAGTTGGGCTTCTTGTGATTAGTGTCTGTTtattatttggttgttttgttttccttgtgctgtcctatgtgcagatcttcagagttgtgctgaggatcccctcccATCAaggacggcacaaagccttttccacatgcctccctcacctggctgtggtctctctGTTCATAAGCACTGCcacatttgcctacctgaaaccCCCCTCcgtgtcctcctcctccctgaatcttttgctggcagttctgtactcggtggtgcctccagcagtgaaccccctcatctacagcatgaggaaccaggagctgaaggatgcagtgtggaaagtgatgactggaggtttttga